In a genomic window of Muntiacus reevesi chromosome 1, mMunRee1.1, whole genome shotgun sequence:
- the MYBPHL gene encoding myosin-binding protein H-like, translated as MEAATAPEAALGPTLKVKEASPADADGPRASPRRGAGSPLPQLLPPVEEHPKIWLPRALRQTYVRKVGDTVNLLIPFQGKPKPQAIWTRDGCALDTSRVSVRNGERDSILFIREAQRADSGRYQLSVRLGGLEATATIDILVIERPGPPQSIKLVDVWGSSATLEWTPPQDMGNAALLGYTVQKADTKSGLWFSVLERYHRTSCTVSNLIVGNSYAFRVFAENQCGLSEDAPVTADLAHIQKAATVYKTEDFAQRDFSEAPKFTQPLADCTTVIGYDTQLFCCVRASPKPKIIWLKNKMDIQGNPKYRALTHLGICSLEIRKPGPFDGGIYTCKAVNPLGEASVDCRVDVKAPN; from the exons ATGGAGGCAGCCACAGCTCCGGAGGCGGCCTTAGGACCCACACtgaaggtgaaagaagccagcccAGCAGATGCTGACGGACCTCGGGCTTCACCCCGGCGGGGGGCCGGCAGCCCGCTTCCCCAGCTCCTGCCCCCCGTAGAAG AGCACCCCAAGATCTGGCTACCTCGGGCCCTGAGGCAGACCTACGTCAGGAAGGTTGGAGACACTGTGAACCTTCTAATCCCATTCCAG GGCAAACCCAAACCTCAGGCCATCTGGACGCGTGATGGCTGTGCCTTGGACACCAGTCGTGTGAGTGTGCGGAATGGGGAGCGGGACTCTATCCTCTTCATCAGAGAGGCCCAGCGTGCGGACTCGGGTCGCTACCAGCTCAGTGTGCGGCTGGGCGGGCTGGAGGCCACCGCCACCATTGACATCCTGGTGATTG AGAGGCCGGGCCCTCCTCAGAGCATCAAGTTGGTGGATGTCTGGGGCTCCAGCGCTACCCTGGAGTGGACTCCTCCCCAAGACATGGGCAATGCGGCCCTCCTGGGATACACGGTGCAGAAGGCTGACACCAAATCTGGG CTGTGGTTCAGCGTGCTGGAGCGCTATCACCGCACCAGCTGCACGGTCTCCAACCTCATCGTCGGCAACTCCTATGCATTTCGAGTCTTTGCTGAGAACCAGTGTGGGCTCAGCGAGGACGCCCCCGTCACTGCCGACCTGGCCCATATCCAGAAAGCAG CTACTGTTTACAAGACCGAGGACTTTGCCCAGCGAGATTTCTCTGAAGCCCCGAAGTTCACCCAGCCCCTGGCGGACTGCACGACGGTCATTGGCTACGACACCCAGCTCTTCTGCTGTGTCCGTGCCTCCCCCAAG CCGAAGATCATCTGGCTGAAGAACAAGATGGATATCCAGGGCAACCCCAAGTACAGAGCCCTTACTCACCTGGGAATCTGCTCCCTGGAAATCCGCAAGCCTGGCCCCTTTGACGGAGGCATCTACACCTGCAAGGCGGTTAACCCCCTGGGGGAGGCGTCTGTGGACTGTCGGGTGGATGTGAAAG CTCCTAACTGA